Genomic DNA from Endomicrobiales bacterium:
TTGTTAAATTCAGCAAACTTAAAACCCGGCAACACCTCAAAATTTTTGTGAAATTTTTCCTGGCCTGTAGCGCTAAGAGTTGCGATAGTTCTGCCGTGAAAAGAGTTTTTAAATGAAATTATTTCATTCTTCCCGCTGGCATAACCATACTTTCTTGCAAGTTTTATGGCACACTCATTAGCTTCTGCGCCTGAGTTTGACAAAAACACCACACCCGGAAAAGAAAGCTCCACAAGCTTTCTAGCAAGCTCAGCCTGGGGTTTTGCATAATACAGGTTTGAAATATGAATGTATTTTGAGAGCTGGTTTTTAATAGCCACAGTAACTTTTTTATTCTGGTGGCCAAGGTTGTTTACACTTATACCGCAAAAAAGGTCTAAGTATTTTTTGCCAGAATTATCCCAAACGAACTTACCATTACACCTTTGAATTTCAATGGGGTTTCTTTTGTATGTTTGTAAAATATATTTTTTTTCTAAGTTCATAGTTTTCATTTTGTTATTAATGTGCCATTAAGTTTTAGCACGCCCTTTGAACCATCTGCAATCCACACCTCATCAATACCTTTTTTAACCGCATTGGCACAGGCCTGAATTTTAGGTATCATGCCTCCGGTAATTGCGCCATTTTTTATAAGTTTTGTTTGTTCGCCATACTTTATAAGTTTAATTGTTTTTTTATTTTTATCAAGCACGCCTGAAACATCGGTTAAAAATATTAATTTATTGGCTTTTAAGGCAATTGCAACAGCCATTGCAATTGAATCGGCATTTACATTTAGCGTTTCGCATTTATTATCACATGCCATTGAAGAAAGCACAGGCATAAATCCGGCATTCAATAAGGTTTTCAAAACTAAAGGGTCTGTTTTTACCGGTTCACCCGAAAGGCCAAGGCCTGGAATTTTTTTGCAAACAACCATATTCGCATCTTTTGCCGATAAGCCAACCGCTTTAGTGCCCCTTGCATTTAGCAATGAAACAAACATTTTATTTATCTTCCCGCTTAAAACCATCTCTACAATTTCAAGTGTTGCCTTATCTGTAAAACGCAGGCCGTTTACAAACTTTGGTTTTAGTCCAATTTTTTGCGACCAAAAATTAATTTCCGGCCCGCCGCCGTGTACAAGCACAACAGCACTGCTCTTTGACAATTTGGAAATTTCCGCAATTAATTTCACTAAGTCAGTTTTATTGCCTGCCAAACTTCCGCCAAACTTAATAACTACAATTTTCTTTTTGTTTATTTTCATACCACACTCTTTTTACACAATTTTCTATATTCACAAAAACTGCAATTTTGTGTGCAAGTAAAAAAATCCTGACTGCCAATAATTTTTGCCGCAAGTGTAATTTTATTTACTATAAAATCTTCCTGATAACTTGAAAAATCAAAGTTTACTTTTACATTTTCAGAAAGAAAATAATAAGTTAAACGGTTCGGGTCAAAGCCAAATGCTTTTTTACAGCCAAACTTATAAAGCAAAAGCTGATAATCATTTTTTATCTGCTCATCTGTTAATCTTTTATAATGCGTTTTGTATTCAATAAGCTCGTAGCTTTCATCTTTATGTTTGTCAATGCGGTCAATAATGCCTACAACCTCTATATCACCTAAATTAAACGAAAAATTCTTTTCTGTGGAAACTATTTGCGATGCAAGTTTTGCTTCTTCATTCCAAAAAGTTAAAAGCAGCTTTTCGCCGCGTTCGTAGTACTCTTGCGCCATAGCCGGAGTTGCAAAACCCTCATTTTTCCAAGCAAGGTTGTAACAATCAATTAGCTTTTCAAATGTTTTTGTAGTTTCTTTAAAGTACAACTCTAACGCCTTATGAATACTATGGCCAAAAGATGATTGCGGTATTGGCGCAGAGTGCAGGCCGTCAATGTAAATTAACTTATACTTCCACGGACAAAATTCAACTGCTTTAATTTTTGAATAACTTACCTGAACGCTCATTATCCCTGTTCTTCTTTAGTACTTATCCCGCCGACTAATCCGTAAAAATCAACTACCGTATCACCGTATATTTTTTCACGTAAATGTTTCAACTGTTTTGGAACATTTACCATTTCTTTTATTTGCCGCTGGCTAATTACAAGCCCATCTGATTTAAGTAACCCGGAGCTAACTACAGCATTTAAAGTTGGTGTAGTTAACACAAGTGGCGTTTTATTTTCATCTTTGTAAGGCGGCCCTAAGTATATGATATCAAACTTTTCGTTTAACAATTTTAACGCTACAAAAACATCTGTATGCATAAGCACGGCATTGGAACTAAACCCAAGTTTTTCCAAGTTCCTTTTTATGTACGATAATGGCTGTTTATCGGCCTCTACAAAAACTGCCTTTGTAGCACCGCGAGATATTGCCTCTATGCCAACACTGCCAACACCCGCATAAAGATCTAAAAACGAACATTGCGGCAATTTTGCAGAAATTATGTCAAAAACTGACTTTTTAATCCGTGCTAAAATAGGCCTCGTTGCAAGGGTAGGCGGTGCATCTATTGACCTGCCGCGTGCGCAACCTGCAATTACTGTAGTAGGAGACATCTAAACGCCTTAATATCGCGTCTCGCCAGTAGGCGGACTTAGTATTTCACTTCGTTTCATACTTGGTTTGGCTAATATGATTACGCCAAACCGCTCTACAAGGGAAAACCTAAGGTTTTCCCATTTCGTCGTCGCTCACCCTGCTCGCTGAACCCTTTCCCCGCCCTTGGCGAGGTCTAGCCTCGGGCTGACTAAGTTGTAAGAGAACATTTTCAGTGATTTTATATTTTTTGAGTGATATTAGTCAATTGCGAGGTTTATAGTTAAAATGGATTGGTTAGCAGGTCTTTTAATGAAAATGTTTTAATTTCAGGTTTTTTGCAGGCTACAACAATCTCTAAACTTTCCGCAAACTCACTTAGAAATTGCAGGCATGCCCCGCATGGAATTGGTGGTTTTTGAGAGTTCGCGTAAATTGCAACTTTTAATATTTGTTTGTTGCCGTCAGAAATTGCCGCGCATAAAGCAGAACGCTCGGCGCATATTGTTAAACCATAAGAAGCATTTTCAACATTTACACCCGAGTATATTTTGCCATCTTTAGCCAAAATTGCCGCACCTACTTTATATTTTGAGTACGGGCTGTAGGAGTTTTTTGAAGCTTCTTTGGCAATTTTGACCAGATTTGCATTTACCTTTGTGCTATTCATAAATTACTCCTGGCATAATATTCTTTATGCCTGATTACACAGATTGTAAAGCATAGATTGTAAAGATTAATTCATTAGTCTTTTTATCTGACAGCTTTCGTTTCCAAAATTTCATTCTGATATATTCTAATGTCCCCCCTCACCTCAATCCTCTCCCTCGAGGGGAGAGGAAGCCCAAAGGGCAGGTGAGGGTGATGTAAAAGTATCTTTCGTTAAAACCAAGGCATACCCATTTCGGAATCATGTGCTTAAGTGCTCAAAATGCGTTAATTGCTTAAACTGTTTATATCGTTTGTTTATTTCGGCATTAGTTAGTTTTATCAATCTGTTAACGCTAAATGCCTCAACATTAAACGATGCCATAACACTACCGGTTATTACCGCACGGCGCATCTCTTTTTTATTTATTTTGGAACACGCGGCAAGGTATCC
This window encodes:
- the argB gene encoding acetylglutamate kinase; protein product: MKINKKKIVVIKFGGSLAGNKTDLVKLIAEISKLSKSSAVVLVHGGGPEINFWSQKIGLKPKFVNGLRFTDKATLEIVEMVLSGKINKMFVSLLNARGTKAVGLSAKDANMVVCKKIPGLGLSGEPVKTDPLVLKTLLNAGFMPVLSSMACDNKCETLNVNADSIAMAVAIALKANKLIFLTDVSGVLDKNKKTIKLIKYGEQTKLIKNGAITGGMIPKIQACANAVKKGIDEVWIADGSKGVLKLNGTLITK
- a CDS encoding PD-(D/E)XK nuclease family protein gives rise to the protein MSVQVSYSKIKAVEFCPWKYKLIYIDGLHSAPIPQSSFGHSIHKALELYFKETTKTFEKLIDCYNLAWKNEGFATPAMAQEYYERGEKLLLTFWNEEAKLASQIVSTEKNFSFNLGDIEVVGIIDRIDKHKDESYELIEYKTHYKRLTDEQIKNDYQLLLYKFGCKKAFGFDPNRLTYYFLSENVKVNFDFSSYQEDFIVNKITLAAKIIGSQDFFTCTQNCSFCEYRKLCKKSVV
- the rsmD gene encoding 16S rRNA (guanine(966)-N(2))-methyltransferase RsmD, producing the protein MSPTTVIAGCARGRSIDAPPTLATRPILARIKKSVFDIISAKLPQCSFLDLYAGVGSVGIEAISRGATKAVFVEADKQPLSYIKRNLEKLGFSSNAVLMHTDVFVALKLLNEKFDIIYLGPPYKDENKTPLVLTTPTLNAVVSSGLLKSDGLVISQRQIKEMVNVPKQLKHLREKIYGDTVVDFYGLVGGISTKEEQG
- the cdd gene encoding cytidine deaminase; protein product: MNSTKVNANLVKIAKEASKNSYSPYSKYKVGAAILAKDGKIYSGVNVENASYGLTICAERSALCAAISDGNKQILKVAIYANSQKPPIPCGACLQFLSEFAESLEIVVACKKPEIKTFSLKDLLTNPF